The following DNA comes from Ornithobacterium rhinotracheale DSM 15997.
TGCTCGCCAAAAGTAGCCTTGGTAGTCCCATTTACGGCGATTGCACAATGCTCAATCAATTTTTCGGTGAAATCCATCATCCAGTTGTAATCTTTGTACGCAACATAAATCTCCATTGCAGTAAATTCTGGATTGTGGGTTCTATCCATTCCCTCGTTTCTAAAGTTTTTAGAAAACTCATACACACCATCAAAGCCACCTACAATCAATCTTTTAAGATAAAGCTCGTTGGCGATACGCATATATAGCGGAATGTTCAATGCGTTGTGCTGAGTAATGAACGGACGCGCCGCTGCTCCTCCTGGAATTGGCTGAAGGATTGGCGTTTCTACCTCGAAATAACCTTTATCGTTGAAGAAATTTCTCATCGCAGTAAATAAACGAGAACGCTTGTTGAAGATTTCCTTCACATGCGGGTTTACTACCAAATCGGCATAACGCTGGCGGTAGCGCATTTCTGGATCGGTGAATCCGTCGTGCACATTTCCTTCGGCATCGGTTTTTGGCAATGGTAGTGGCTTAAGCGATTTACTCAACAAAGTAAAATCTTTTACCATCACCGTTTTCTCGCCCACTTGGGTTTTGAAAAGCTCTCCATCAATTCCCACAAAATCACCTATATCCAGTAATTTTTTATATAATTCGTTGTATTTAGTTTTATCTTCTCCTGGACAAATTTCATCTCTATTGAAATAAACCTGAATTCTACCTTCGGCATCTTGCAATTCTGCAAACGAAGCTTTTCCTTGAATACGACGAGCCATCAATCTACCCGCAAGCTTAACTTTCTTTCCTTCTTCAAAATTCTCCTTGGCAGAAGTTGTGGTATCGGTAACATCGTATCCTTGTGCAGGATATGGGTCTATGCCCAAATTTCTGATTTGTTGTAATTTCTCTCGGCGTATTTGTTCTTGTTCAGATAATGCCATTGTATTTTAGTTTAAGTTCTAATTTTGCAAAATTACAATTTTAAGTTCAGAAAAACGAAAATTTATTTTTGGATTATTTTTCATGGCTAAAGGTTTTTAAAACCCAAATTTCCAAAAACATAAAAAAAGAAGTTTTTCAGCATGCTGAAAAACTTCTTCTCCTAACTTTAAAATATCTGAATCTATTATTTTAAATTTCTTTTCTTAATCTCGCCACAGGAATGTTGAGCTGCTCTCGGTATTTTGCCACCGTGCGGCGAGCAATACTGTAACCTTTTTCTTTAAGATGTTTTGCCAATTTTTCATCGGTGAGTGGCTTGCGCTTGTTTTCGCTACCTACTATATCTTGCAAAATTTTCTTGATTTCTCGAGTCGAAACTTCCTCTCCATCATCATTAGTCATTGATTCTGAGAACAAATCTTTGATCAAAAATGTACCGTAAGGCGTGTTTACATATTTGCTATTTGCCACACGAGAAACAGTGGAAATGTCCATCCCGATGATTTCTGCAATATCCTTTAAAATCATTGGTTTAATCTCTGTTTCATCGCCAGACAAGAAATAATCTCGCTGATATTCCATAATGGCGGTCATCGTAGCCATAAGCGTGTTTTGTCTTTGCTGAATCGCCTCGATAAACCATTTTGCTGCATCTAACTTTTGTTTTACAAAAAGCACCGCTTTTTTCTGTTCTTGCGATTTATTTTCGGTCTTTTTGTAAGTGTCAAACATTTCAGAATATTCGCGCGAAATATGCAATTGTGGTGCATTTCTCCCGTTCAGCGTCAATTCCAAATCGCCATTTACAATTCTTATGGTGAAATCTGGCACGATGTGCTCCACTATTTTGGTATTGCCCCCAAAGGCTTTCCCTGGTTTTGGGTTTAAATGCTCTACCTCATCAATGGCTTCTTTTAGTTCTTCTTCCGAAATCTCGTGTTTTTTCAAGATTTTCTTATAATGTCTTTTTGCAAAAGCCTCAAACGAATTGGTGATTAAATCCTCTGCCAGCTCTACGCTTGGTGTTTGCTCCTTTTGTTTTAATTGAAGCAAAAGACATTCTTGCAAATTACGAGCCCCCACTCCCGTAGGACTTAATTTTTGCACATAATTCTCAAGCAAATTGGTCAGCTCTTCGGGCGAAGTATAAATGTTTTGCGTAAAGGCTAAATCATCTACAATCGATTTGATTTCACGACGCAAATAGCCATCTTCGTCTAAATTCCCGATAAGGAAATCGGCTAAATTTTGCTGCTCTTCGTTAAGCCTAAAGGTGTGTAATTGCTGTTTTAAATGCTCATAAAAACTTGCTCCCTGCGCATACGGCACCTTGCGCTCCTCGTCGTCGCTACTATAATTATTGGTGTATGATTTGTAAGAAGGATACTCATCATCGCTCAAATATTCATCGACATTGATGTCTACTTGATCTAGCGAATTTTGATTCTCATCATAAGAATCTTCGTAATTATCCTCATACACATCAGCAGAATTATCTCCAAAGATGTCATCATTCTCATGCGTATCTTGGTCGTCCAAAGCTGGATTTTCCTCGATTTCCTCCTTCACTCGTTGCTCAAATGCCACGGTGGGCAGCTGCACCAACTTCATCAACTGAATCTGCTGTGGAGATAATTTTTGTTGTAATTTTTGTTGTAGTTCTTGTTTAAGCATATAGCTTGTAATCGCTTATATTATAAATTATTAAAATTCTGCATTTTTTGGCGTTCTTGGGAACGGAATCACATCGCGAATGTTTGACATGCCTGTTACAAACAATACCAAACGCTCCAATCCTAAACCAAATCCACTGTGTGGCACGGTTCCAAATCTGCGCGTATCGAGATACCACCAAAGTTCCTCTTCGCTCACGCCCATTTTCTGCATTTTTTCTTTTAGCACATCTAGGCGTTCCTCTCTTTGCGAACCTCCGATGATTTCTCCGATGCTCGGGAACAATACATCCATGGCGCGCACGGTTTCTTTGTCATCGTTTAATCGCATATAGAAAGCTTTGATTTTGGCAGGATAATCAAACAAAATCACCGGAGATTTAAAGTGTTTTTCCACCAAATATCTTTCGTGCTCAGATTGCAAATCTGCCCCCCACTCTTCGATTAAATATTTGAATTTTTTCTTTTGGTTTGGCTTAGATTTTTTCAAAATCTCGATAGCCTCGGTATAGCTTAAACGAACGAATTTATTGTTTAACACATATTCCAAACGCTCAATCAAGCCAAGCTCTGCACGCTCGTTTTTCGGTTTTTCTTCTTGTGTCTTTTTGTATCTTTCGTCCAAGAATTTTAAATCTTCTTGACAATGGTCTAGCGCATACTTAATCACATATTTCATGAAATCTTCTGCCAAATCCATATTGTCATCTAAGTCATTGAACGCCACCTCTGGCTCAAT
Coding sequences within:
- the lysS gene encoding lysine--tRNA ligase, coding for MALSEQEQIRREKLQQIRNLGIDPYPAQGYDVTDTTTSAKENFEEGKKVKLAGRLMARRIQGKASFAELQDAEGRIQVYFNRDEICPGEDKTKYNELYKKLLDIGDFVGIDGELFKTQVGEKTVMVKDFTLLSKSLKPLPLPKTDAEGNVHDGFTDPEMRYRQRYADLVVNPHVKEIFNKRSRLFTAMRNFFNDKGYFEVETPILQPIPGGAAARPFITQHNALNIPLYMRIANELYLKRLIVGGFDGVYEFSKNFRNEGMDRTHNPEFTAMEIYVAYKDYNWMMDFTEKLIEHCAIAVNGTTKATFGEHEIDFKAPYKRVTMRDAILEFTGFDILGKSEEELREAAKSMGIEVDDTMGKGKLIDEIFGEKCEGNYIQPTFITDYPKEMSPLTKMHRDNPSLTERFELMVCGKEIANAYSELNDPIDQRERFEEQLKLSEKGDDEAMFIDQDFLRALEYGMPPTAGLGIGMDRLVMFLTNQQSIQEVLFFPQMKPEKKAPSFELTEEEKAIVALLSEEPKPLAEVKEQAGLSGKKWDKSTKNLSKNNVISIDKVGDDLMIKLV
- the rpoN gene encoding RNA polymerase factor sigma-54, with translation MLKQELQQKLQQKLSPQQIQLMKLVQLPTVAFEQRVKEEIEENPALDDQDTHENDDIFGDNSADVYEDNYEDSYDENQNSLDQVDINVDEYLSDDEYPSYKSYTNNYSSDDEERKVPYAQGASFYEHLKQQLHTFRLNEEQQNLADFLIGNLDEDGYLRREIKSIVDDLAFTQNIYTSPEELTNLLENYVQKLSPTGVGARNLQECLLLQLKQKEQTPSVELAEDLITNSFEAFAKRHYKKILKKHEISEEELKEAIDEVEHLNPKPGKAFGGNTKIVEHIVPDFTIRIVNGDLELTLNGRNAPQLHISREYSEMFDTYKKTENKSQEQKKAVLFVKQKLDAAKWFIEAIQQRQNTLMATMTAIMEYQRDYFLSGDETEIKPMILKDIAEIIGMDISTVSRVANSKYVNTPYGTFLIKDLFSESMTNDDGEEVSTREIKKILQDIVGSENKRKPLTDEKLAKHLKEKGYSIARRTVAKYREQLNIPVARLRKEI